A section of the Deltaproteobacteria bacterium genome encodes:
- a CDS encoding PAS domain S-box protein, with translation MTDQERAEEALQEIEERKKTEEALRASEERYRSVVDHIGIGISLISPDMEIITLNDQMKKWFPDIDVSKKPLCYEAFNNPPRETICSYCPTVKTLQDGQVHESITETPAGNEIRHYRIIASPIKDRNGNVLSAIEMVDDFTEILKVQERLQESEAKYRNLIENINDVIFSVDTRRCITYISPAVERFLQYTVNEIIGVPFTRFVHPDDLPALLSRFEKTLDGNLQPYEFRVFAKDGAIFHVRTSSRPLWDDGRLVGLTGVMTDISEFKRAEEALRESERRLSDIIDFLPDATFAIDLNGKVIAWNRAIEEMTGVKAPDMLGKGNYEYALPFYGKRRQILIDLVFSSDEEIEKKYSFIKKEKDIILAETDVIMNGENRVLWGKARCLYDSKGNIVGAIQSIRDITDRKQAEEALRFSNLILSTQQETTHDGILVVDPEGKMISWNQRFIDMWDIPSHVLEAQSDELAIESVLGKLVNPKQFLAGVRRLYDDINATSDDELALADGRLFDRHSAPMIGGDGRHYGRVWYFRDITDRKRAEEILKKRERELEIKSRNLEELNAALKVLLRQREKDKDEIEEQVLANVKQLAMPYIERLKKSRLKDKEADYVNILESNLINIISPFSNKLSSKYLKLTPKEIQIANLIKEGKTSKDTAELLNISPGTVEFHRENIRRKLNLKNKKDNLRSYLLTLS, from the coding sequence ATGACGGATCAAGAACGCGCTGAAGAGGCCTTGCAGGAGATTGAAGAGCGGAAGAAGACGGAAGAGGCGCTCCGCGCGTCCGAAGAAAGGTATAGAAGTGTCGTGGATCATATCGGCATCGGCATATCCCTGATCAGTCCGGACATGGAAATAATTACCCTTAACGACCAGATGAAGAAATGGTTTCCCGATATCGATGTTTCAAAAAAACCCCTCTGCTATGAAGCTTTCAATAACCCGCCAAGAGAAACGATATGTTCCTATTGTCCAACAGTAAAGACATTGCAGGATGGTCAGGTACACGAATCTATCACAGAAACACCGGCAGGCAACGAAATAAGACATTACAGGATTATTGCGTCTCCTATAAAAGACAGAAATGGCAACGTCCTGTCTGCCATCGAGATGGTGGACGATTTTACCGAAATATTGAAGGTTCAGGAAAGATTACAGGAATCAGAAGCCAAATACCGCAATTTGATAGAGAACATCAACGATGTCATCTTTTCCGTGGATACCCGGAGATGTATCACCTACATCAGCCCCGCCGTAGAGCGGTTTCTCCAATACACGGTGAACGAAATCATCGGAGTTCCTTTCACCCGATTTGTGCATCCCGATGATCTGCCCGCGTTGCTGTCCAGGTTCGAGAAAACCCTGGACGGAAATTTACAGCCGTATGAATTCCGGGTGTTTGCAAAAGACGGAGCGATATTTCATGTACGCACGTCCAGCCGCCCGCTCTGGGACGATGGCCGCCTGGTCGGTCTTACCGGCGTTATGACCGATATCAGTGAATTCAAGCGGGCTGAGGAGGCACTGCGGGAGTCGGAACGGCGATTATCCGATATTATTGATTTTTTACCCGATGCAACATTTGCTATCGATCTTAATGGTAAGGTTATCGCATGGAACCGTGCCATTGAAGAGATGACCGGCGTCAAGGCTCCCGACATGCTGGGAAAAGGGAATTATGAATATGCCCTGCCGTTTTACGGGAAACGGAGGCAGATATTGATTGATCTGGTATTCAGTTCCGATGAAGAGATCGAAAAAAAATATTCTTTTATCAAAAAAGAAAAAGACATCATTTTAGCCGAGACCGATGTGATCATGAACGGGGAAAATCGAGTCCTCTGGGGGAAAGCCAGATGTTTATATGACAGTAAGGGGAATATCGTAGGGGCCATTCAGTCTATACGGGATATCACCGACCGCAAGCAGGCGGAGGAGGCGCTGCGATTCAGCAACCTTATCCTTTCGACTCAACAGGAAACGACGCATGATGGAATACTCGTAGTAGATCCGGAAGGCAAGATGATCTCATGGAATCAACGCTTTATTGATATGTGGGACATTCCCTCACATGTCTTGGAAGCACAATCTGACGAACTCGCCATAGAATCTGTGTTGGGCAAACTGGTTAACCCGAAGCAATTCCTGGCCGGAGTGCGGCGCCTTTACGACGATATCAACGCGACATCTGATGATGAACTGGCGCTCGCCGATGGCAGGCTATTCGATCGCCACTCAGCCCCAATGATCGGAGGGGATGGCAGACACTATGGTCGAGTCTGGTATTTCCGTGATATCACCGACCGCAAGCGGGCAGAAGAAATATTGAAAAAAAGAGAAAGGGAATTGGAAATCAAGTCCCGTAACCTTGAGGAACTCAATGCTGCCCTGAAAGTCCTGTTGAGGCAGAGGGAAAAAGACAAGGACGAAATTGAAGAGCAGGTACTGGCTAACGTCAAGCAACTCGCTATGCCCTATATTGAACGATTGAAAAAGAGCCGCTTAAAGGACAAAGAAGCAGACTATGTAAACATCCTCGAATCAAATCTGATAAACATTATTTCTCCATTTTCAAACAAACTGTCCTCGAAATACCTAAAACTCACTCCCAAAGAAATTCAAATAGCTAATCTTATTAAAGAAGGTAAGACGAGTAAGGACACTGCCGAATTATTGAATATATCGCCAGGGACAGTTGAATTTCACAGGGAAAATATCAGAAGAAAACTTAATCTTAAAAATAAAAAAGACAACCTTCGATCCTATCTTTTGACATTGTCATAA
- a CDS encoding glycogen/starch synthase → MNLRVNYKIDKLPGIYIKDRSSRRRIIDPLKGMRTVKRFEILKKAEKTAVLLVSPETGRLPDGMGSLARYISGKAGGLGEVVSTLCEGLRERGIDCHLATLNLKKRFQRESNMDEHDWREIRYKVDPDKVHLVSSSIFANLSCAYSGNPILNAAEFQKEVVNNIIKTVRAKNGGRLILHTHDWMAGGAVTAYAKSRGCPVLHTVHNVHTGHIPVDMLFGIDVDSLTWNIYFSDEQGRRCIDSQATAIKSATLVNFVGEKFLKEIIEDYFMDRSFIPASVRQEVKAKYYSGSAFSIMNAPSPGIYPEHCEHLARMYGPDDDVITAKRENLVEFQKRTGLIVNPDAILLYWPSRLDPSQKGIELIEEIALKFVIEHGDVQIAVVGNGVGRDQTHEEIMGRIAYASGGKITYQRFSEALSMLGYAAAGDVFGASLYEPCGQIDQIGNLFGATATNRDTGGYHDKIEELRLKIDGASRDEGNGFLFNNYDPGGLWHGLAKSVNFHRKPMEIREHQIKRIMRESRKKYDLDIMVDEYIRLYERLNSGNPLV, encoded by the coding sequence ATGAATTTACGCGTAAATTACAAAATTGATAAATTGCCGGGAATTTATATAAAAGACCGGAGCAGTCGACGGCGTATAATCGATCCGCTGAAAGGGATGAGGACCGTAAAGCGGTTTGAAATCCTGAAGAAGGCGGAAAAGACGGCCGTGCTGCTCGTGTCACCGGAGACCGGCAGGCTGCCGGACGGTATGGGGAGTCTTGCCCGATACATTTCCGGCAAGGCAGGCGGCCTCGGGGAAGTTGTTTCCACATTATGCGAAGGCCTCCGGGAAAGGGGGATTGATTGCCACCTGGCAACGCTGAATCTCAAGAAGCGTTTTCAGCGAGAGAGCAACATGGATGAACATGATTGGCGGGAAATCAGATATAAGGTCGATCCCGACAAGGTCCACTTAGTAAGTTCATCCATTTTTGCAAACCTCTCCTGCGCCTATTCGGGGAACCCGATACTCAATGCTGCCGAGTTTCAAAAAGAAGTGGTCAACAACATCATCAAGACTGTCCGGGCCAAAAATGGAGGAAGGCTGATTCTGCATACCCATGACTGGATGGCGGGCGGTGCGGTTACGGCATATGCGAAATCGAGGGGGTGTCCGGTATTGCATACCGTTCACAATGTTCATACGGGCCATATTCCTGTAGATATGCTTTTTGGCATTGATGTTGACAGCCTCACGTGGAATATCTACTTCTCGGACGAACAGGGAAGAAGATGCATAGATAGTCAGGCAACAGCGATTAAGAGCGCCACTCTGGTCAACTTTGTCGGGGAAAAGTTTTTAAAAGAGATCATTGAGGATTATTTTATGGACAGATCGTTCATTCCAGCGAGTGTGCGGCAGGAAGTCAAGGCGAAGTATTATAGCGGTTCGGCGTTCTCCATCATGAATGCGCCATCCCCTGGTATTTATCCTGAGCACTGTGAACACCTTGCAAGAATGTACGGTCCTGATGATGACGTCATCACTGCAAAGAGAGAAAACCTCGTGGAATTTCAAAAGAGGACAGGGCTCATCGTCAATCCCGATGCGATTCTTCTCTACTGGCCGTCGAGATTAGACCCATCGCAAAAAGGTATTGAACTTATCGAAGAGATCGCCCTTAAATTTGTCATTGAACACGGCGATGTACAGATTGCTGTCGTGGGAAACGGTGTCGGGCGAGATCAGACCCATGAGGAAATTATGGGGAGGATCGCATATGCATCAGGCGGTAAGATAACGTACCAGCGCTTCAGTGAAGCGCTTTCCATGCTCGGTTACGCTGCTGCCGGTGATGTCTTTGGAGCTTCACTGTATGAGCCATGCGGCCAGATAGATCAGATCGGGAATCTTTTCGGAGCTACAGCAACGAATCGAGATACCGGAGGATATCATGACAAAATAGAAGAATTGAGATTGAAGATTGATGGCGCTTCGAGGGATGAGGGAAACGGATTTCTCTTCAACAATTATGATCCCGGCGGCCTGTGGCACGGGCTGGCTAAAAGCGTCAATTTTCACCGGAAACCTATGGAGATAAGAGAGCACCAGATCAAAAGAATCATGAGGGAATCACGGAAGAAATATGATTTAGACATTATGGTTGATGAATATATACGATTGTACGAAAGGCTTAACAGTGGGAATCCCCTTGTTTAA